Part of the Streptomyces sp. RFCAC02 genome is shown below.
GAGCGCCAGCCCGAGGGGGCCGCGCGTCACGACGCTCAGGGCCGCGAGCGCGTCGAACGCCCCGGCGCCGCCCCGCAGCAGGACCTCGTCGCCGGCACCCACGGTCGCCAGCAGGAAGAACGACCGGTGCCAGTGCCGGCCGGCCGCCTCGCGCGCCAGCCGGTGCAGGACCTCGCCCACGACCCGGTCCGCGACCGCCCCCGGCGCCCGGTGCGGGGCACCGGCGCGCAGCGCGCGGCACACGGCGGTGGCGAGCAGCGGGTTGCCCCCGGAGAGACCGGTCGCCAGCCGCCGGGCGCGCGGGTCGTCGAGCCGCGCCACCGCGGGCAGCCGCGCGATCCGGCCGTCCGGCCACGGCGGTACGGTCACGGTCGCCGTCTCCGCGCCGGCGTCCGCTTCCGCCCACACCGGATCGGCGGCCAGCGGCCGCCGGCTCACCAGCAGGACGGGCCGCCGGGGCCGGTGCGCCGGGGCGGCCAGGAACGCGACGGCGGCCGGCGCCCCCGGGCCGTCCACCCCGTCGATCACCAGGGGCCGTTCGTCCGCGCCGGGCGCGCCGCGCAGCGCCCCTTCCGCGCCGGGCCGCGCCAGGTCCACGACGACGGCGCCGGGGACGCGCGCGGCCAGCCACGACTTGCCGGAGCCGAGCGGCCCCGTGAGGTTCACCAGCGCCCGTCCCGCCAGGGCGGCACGCAGGACGGCGGGCATGTCGTCGTCCGGCGCGCCGTCCCCGGCGCGGGGGCGTGCCATCGGTGCGTGCGGCCTGGCTCCCATCGGATGCGCTCCCTCGCGGACGGCTGGGCCGGGCGGAGCATCACCGTAGCCGCCGCGCCCGGCCGGCGACAGGGGTCCGCAGCGGCGGCACGGCCCGCGGGTCTGAGACTCGCGTGAGACTCCGCGGCCCCGCCCCGCCGCTACGTTGGGAGGTCCGGCGAGGGGAGGATCAATGGACCAGCACGCCATGGCCGTCCTCGGTCTGTCGGACACGGAGGAGGCCGCCTACCGCCACTTCCTGCGCAACCCCCGCACCCCACCGGCCGACCTGCACGTCCTGCTGCGCTGCGACCGCCGCACGGCGGACCTCGCGCTCACGCGGCTGCGGCGCCTGCGGCTGCTGCTCGGGGACGACGCGGCCGTGTGGGCGGCCGACCCCGAGGTGGCCGTGCCCCGCCTCGCGGAGGAGCGCCTGGACGAACTCCACGGTCAGATGCGCCGCCTGACGCGCTACCGCCCGATCATCCGCTCCCTGGCCGGCGACCGGCCGCCCGCCGCACCGGACGGCGGCGCGGCGGCCGACGGCGTCGAACGCATCGAGGACCTGCGACAGGTGCGCAACCGCATCGACGACCTGGCGTTCTTCGCCCACGACGAGGTGCTGTCCGCCGAGCCGTACGACGCCCTGAGCCCGGAGAACATCGCGCACGCCCGCGCCCTCGACATGCGCTGCCTGCGGCGCGGCGTCCGTATCAGGAACATCGTCCGCACGGCCGCGCTCGGCGACCCGCCGACCCTCGCGTACCTGACGGAACTGCGCGCCGCCGGGGCGCGCGTCAGGGCGGCGGACGCGTTCTCCGAGCTGATCCTCGTCTACGACCGGCGCACGGCGCTGGTCCCCATCGACCCCCGCGACACCTCGCGCGGAGCGCTGTGCGCCCGGGAGAGCGGCCTCGTGGGCAACATCGTCACGCTGTTCGAACGGCTGTGGGAGGCGGCGGACGACCTCGACACCCTCGTCGCGCCCGGCGCCGGGCCGGAACCGGAGCTGACGCGGACGCAGCGTCTCGTCCTGTCCCGCATGTGCGCGGTCAGCAAGGACGAGAGCGGCGCGCGGCAGATCGGTGTGTCGCTGCGCACGTACCGGCGGCACATCGCCGACCTCCTCCAACTGCTCGGCGCGGACAACCGCGCGCAGGCGGCGCTCCTCGCGCGCGAGCGCGGCTGGATCTGACGGGCTCAGCCGCCGCCCAGCGCGGGCAGCGGGAGGCCGAACTCCCGGCGCAGCGCCGACCGCGCGGCCAGCAGCCCGCACATGCCGTGCACGCCGGGGCCGGGCGGTGTGGCGGCCGAGCAGAGGTAGACGCCGGGCAGCGGAGTGCGGTACGGGTCCCAGCGGGGTACGGGGCGCAGCAGGCTCTGCCGCAGCGTGACGGCGCCCGTCCCGATGTCGCCCGCCACGTAGTTCGGGTTGTAGCGGGCGTAGTCGGCCCCCGACATGCCGCGCGCGGCGATCACCGTGTCGCGGAACCCGGGCGCGTACCGCTCGATGACGCCGGTGATCAGCGGTACGGGGTCCCGTTCGTCACCGGGCGGCAGGTGCGCGTACGCCCAGACGGGGCGCCGGCCGGGCCGCGCGCGCCCGGGGTCGGTGACGGCCGGGTCGACCACCAGGACGAACGGCGTCCCGTCGGCGCCGCCCCGCGCGTTCGCCGTCTCCTGGCGGTGCACGGCCGCCGCGCTGCCGCCGAGATGGACGGTGCCGGCCCGCCCGACCTCCGGGTCGGTCCAGGGGATCGGCGCGGACACCAGGAAGTCGGCCTTCCCCGCCGCCGGGCCGTAGCGGTAGCGGGCCAGCGGGCGCGCGTAGCGCCGGGGCAGGCGGTCCCCGGCGAGGGCGAGGAGCGCGGTGGGGGAGACGTCCAGGAGGACCGCCCGGACGGGGCCGAGTTCCCGCAGGTCGGTGACGCGGTGCCCGGTGTGCAGCGTCCCGCCGTGGGCCGTGATGTCGTCGGCCAGGGCACGGGCGATCCGGTGGCTGCCGCCGCGCGGCAGCGGCCACCCGGTGGTGTGCGCGAGGTGGGCCATCAGCAGGCCGATGGCGGCGCCGGGCAGCGACGGCAGGGGGCCGACGGCGTGCGCCGCCGCGCCGGCCAGCAGCGCGGGCGCCTGTTCCCCGCGGAAGGCCGAACGCGTGAGGCGGGTCCCGTGCCGCAGGACGCGCGGGGCGAGCGCGGGCGCCGCGCGCAGTCCGGCGGGCCGCCGCATGCCCGAGAGCAGCAGGGCGGTGACGTCCTCGGTACGGGTGACGAGCGGTTCCAGCAGACGCCGCCAGCGC
Proteins encoded:
- a CDS encoding helix-turn-helix transcriptional regulator, with product MDQHAMAVLGLSDTEEAAYRHFLRNPRTPPADLHVLLRCDRRTADLALTRLRRLRLLLGDDAAVWAADPEVAVPRLAEERLDELHGQMRRLTRYRPIIRSLAGDRPPAAPDGGAAADGVERIEDLRQVRNRIDDLAFFAHDEVLSAEPYDALSPENIAHARALDMRCLRRGVRIRNIVRTAALGDPPTLAYLTELRAAGARVRAADAFSELILVYDRRTALVPIDPRDTSRGALCARESGLVGNIVTLFERLWEAADDLDTLVAPGAGPEPELTRTQRLVLSRMCAVSKDESGARQIGVSLRTYRRHIADLLQLLGADNRAQAALLARERGWI
- a CDS encoding NAD(P)/FAD-dependent oxidoreductase, whose product is MPNTVDAAVVGSGPNGLAAAVTLARAGLRVAVHEAADTIGGGLRGAPLFASDVHHDVCAAVHPMAAASPFFRAFGLAGRGVELLHAPLAYAHPLPGAPPALAWRSLDATCEGLGADGPRWRRLLEPLVTRTEDVTALLLSGMRRPAGLRAAPALAPRVLRHGTRLTRSAFRGEQAPALLAGAAAHAVGPLPSLPGAAIGLLMAHLAHTTGWPLPRGGSHRIARALADDITAHGGTLHTGHRVTDLRELGPVRAVLLDVSPTALLALAGDRLPRRYARPLARYRYGPAAGKADFLVSAPIPWTDPEVGRAGTVHLGGSAAAVHRQETANARGGADGTPFVLVVDPAVTDPGRARPGRRPVWAYAHLPPGDERDPVPLITGVIERYAPGFRDTVIAARGMSGADYARYNPNYVAGDIGTGAVTLRQSLLRPVPRWDPYRTPLPGVYLCSAATPPGPGVHGMCGLLAARSALRREFGLPLPALGGG